The following proteins are co-located in the Doryrhamphus excisus isolate RoL2022-K1 chromosome 3, RoL_Dexc_1.0, whole genome shotgun sequence genome:
- the npc1 gene encoding NPC intracellular cholesterol transporter 1: protein MGYLPDRGGSLCLILLVILLSEGHFRWVEAQHCVWYDECGESEKVPGKKYNCNYTGPPKALSPDGYDLLTELCPGYDYGSRNLCCNVVQLRTLKGSLQLPQQFLSRCPACFFNLMNLFCELTCSPHQSEFMNATKFNGSSVVEVQYYIGQTFSSAMYNACSDVQAPSSNVKALSLLCGKDAKDCNATNWIQYMFDINNGQAPFPILPIFSDVPVAGYTPMNNKTYSCSEELEDGSGPCSCQDCTKTCGPKPIPPPVPPPWTINGMDAMTVIMWISYTAFLFVFIGTVVAAWCYRKTTVLSEYGPILDSNNPLSLNSDNPDAVNASCCETLGERFENMLRVAFSSWGSFCVRNPGLVILGSMVLVAASSGGLVYMRITTDPVELWSSPGSQARQEKDYFDSHFGPFFRTTQLIITTPLNSTFIYSPYFGGSAVPFGAILDKDILHQVLDLQLDIEALVGTYEGQNVTLKDICLAPLAPYNNNCTILSILNYFQNSHAVLDHHLGDEFFVYADFHSHFLYCVSAPASLNDTTLLHDPCLGTFGGPVFPWLALGGYDSTNYNNATALVITFPINNYLNDTARRGKALAWEKEFIRFMKDFKNPNLTIAFTTERSVEDEINRESNSDISTVVLSYGIMFIYISLALGHIHSCKRLLVDSKISLGIAGILIVLSSVAASLGIFSYVGIPLTLIVIEVIPFLVLAVGVDNIFIIVQAYQRDERMPQEELHQQIGRILGDVAPSMFLSSFSETVAFFLGALSNMPAVRTFSLFAGLAVFIDFLLQISCFVSLLGLDLRRQEANRLDIICCVKLPEGQEQKVDSILFRFFKKCYAPFILKEWVRPIIVAVFVGVLSFSIAVVNKVEIGLDQKLSMPDDSYVLQYFKNMSQYLHTGAPVYFVVEDGLNYSSLEGQNAVCGGVGCNNNSLVQQVYSASLISNYSTIAFTPSSWLDDYFDWVKPQSTCCRYYNSTGAFCNASVVDASCVHCRPMTQSGKQRPVGDDFMHFLPMFLSDNPNIKCGKGGHAVYATAVDIYPNNSEIRASYFMTFHTTLKESSDYIEALKMARILANNISQSMDHKVFAYSVFYVFYEQYLTIAYDTAFNLSVSLSAIFLVTTVLLGFELWSAVLVCVTIAMILVNMFGVMWLWDISLNAVSLVNLVMACGISVEFCSHLVRAFSISMKKSRVERAEEALAHMGSSVFSGITLTKFGGILILALSKSQIFQVFYFRMYLAIVLLGATHGLIFLPVLLSYIGPSANKAKVFAANRRFVGTERERLLNY, encoded by the exons ATGGGCTACTTACCGGACAGAGGCGGCTCGCTGTGTTTAATTCTGCTAGTTATATTACTGTCGGAGGGACATTTTCGATGG GTAGAGGCCCAACACTGTGTGTGGTATGACGAGTGCGGTGAATCAGAAAAGGTTCCCGGAAAGAAATACAATTGTAACTACACCGGCCCCCCCAAGGCTTTATCCCCCGATGGCTATGACCTCCTCACC GAGCTTTGTCCCGGGTATGACTATGGAAGTCGCAACCTGTGCTGCAATGTGGTGCAGTTGCGCACTCTCAAAGGAAGTCTCCAGCTGCCCCAGCAGTTCCTGTCCCG GTGTCCCGCCTGCTTCTTCAATTTGATGAACCTCTTCTGCGAGCTGACATGCAGCCCACACCAGAGCGAGTTTATGAACGCCACCAAGTTCAACGGGTCCAGTGTGGTGGAAGTGCAGTACTACATCGGACAAACATTCTCCAGCG CCATGTACAACGCTTGCAGCGACGTCCAAGCACCGTCTAGCAACGTGAAGGCCTTATCATTGCTGTGTGGCAAAGATGCAAAGGACTGTAATGCCACAAATTGGATCCAGTACATGTTTGACATAAACAACGGGCAGGCTCCTTTTCCTATCCTACCAATATTCTCCG ATGTCCCTGTGGCTGGCTACACGCCCATGAACAACAAGACATACAGCTGCTCCGAGGAGCTCGAGGACGGTTCGGGGCCTTGCTCCTGTCAGGATTGCACAAAGACCTGTGGACCCAAACCCATCCCTCCGCCTGTTCCTCCTCCCTGGACCATCAACGGTATGGACGCCATGACTGTCATCATGTGGATCTCTTACACGGCCTTCCTGTTCGTGTTTATCGGCACTGTGGTTGCTGCATGGTGTTACAG AAAAACGACCGTCTTGTCGGAGTATGGGCCCATACTGGACAGCAATAACCCCTTGTCTCTTAACAGTGATAATCCTGACGCAG TCAACGCATCATGTTGTGAGACACTGGGCGAGCGCTTTGAGAACATGCTCAGAGTGGCCTTCAGCTCTTGGGGCTCCTTCTGCGTACGGAACCCAGGTCTGGTCATCCTGGGCAGCATGGTTCTGGTGGCGGCCTCCTCCGGGGGTCTGGTCTACATGCGCATCACTACCGACCCTGTAGAGCTGTGGTCTTCCCCTGGCAGCCAAGCACGGCAGGAAAAGGACTACTTCGACAGCCACTTTGGACCATTCTTCAGAACCACGCAGCTTATCATCACCACTCCGCTCAACAGCACATTTATCTACTCGCCGTACTTCGGAGGCTCGGCTGTACCCTTTGGGGCTATCTTGGACAAGGACATCCTGCATCAG GTACTGGACCTGCAGCTTGACATTGAAGCACTGGTTGGAACGTACGAGGGCCAAAACGTCACACTGAAGGACATATGCTTGGCCCCGCTGGCCCCTTACAACAACAACTGCACCATCCTGAGCATCCTTAACTACTTCCAGAACAGCCACGCTGTGCTGGACCACCACCTGGGGGACGAATTCTTTGTCTATGCTGACTTTCACAGCCACTTCCTCTACTGTGTCAG TGCACCCGCATCCCTCAATGACACCACTCTACTGCACGATCCTTGCCTCGGGACTTTTGGCGGTCCAGTCTTTCCTTGGCTAGCCCTTGGAGGCTACGACT CCACCAACTACAACAATGCAACCGCCCTTGTCATCACCTTCCCCATCAATAACTACCTAAATGACACCGCCAGGCGAGGAAAAGCCCTAGCATGGGAAAAAGA ATTCATCCGCTTCATGAAGGACTTCAAAAACCCCAACCTGACCATCGCCTTCACAACCGAAAGGAGCGTCGAGGACGAAATAAACCGGGAGAGCAACAGCGACATCAGCACTGTGGTGCTGAGCTACGGCATCATGTTCATTTACATCTCTTTGGCGCTGGGTCACATCCACAGCTGCAAGAGATTACTG GTGGACTCCAAGATTTCGCTGGGCATTGCAGGCATCCTGATTGTGCTGAGCTCAGTAGCCGCCTCATTGGGCATCTTCAGTTATGTCGGCATCCCCCTCACCCTCATCGTCATCGAGGTCATTCCGTTTCTAGTGTTGGCTGTGGGCGTGGACAACATATTCATCATAGTGCAGGCCTACCAg AGAGATGAGCGGATGCCCCAGGAAGAACTTCATCAGCAGATTGGTCGTATTCTCGGTGATGTCGCACCCAGCATGTTCCTTTCGTCCTTCTCGGAGACGGTGGCCTTCTTCCTGG GAGCTCTGTCCAATATGCCCGCAGTCAGGACCTTCTCCCTGTTTGCTGGCCTAGCTGTTTTTATAGATTTCCTGTTGCAGATCAGTTGCTTTGTCAGCCTTCTGGGATTGGACCTGAGGAGGCAAGAG GCGAATCGTCTGGATATCATCTGCTGTGTGAAGCTGCCAGAAGGTCAGGAACAGAAGGTGGACAGTATACTCTTTCGGTTTTTCAAGAAGTGCTACGCCCCGTTCATCCTTAAGGAGTGGGTGCGGCCCATCATT GTGGCTGTCTTTGTGGGAGTGCTCTCTTTCAGCATCGCTGTGGTGAATAAAGTAGAGATCGGACTGGATCAGAAACTGTCCATGCCTGAT GACTCttatgtattgcagtatttcaAGAACATGAGCCAGTACCTCCACACAGGCGCTCCGGTCTACTTTGTAGTAGAGGACGGCTTGAACTACAGCAGCCTGGAGGGCCAGAATGCCGTGTGCGGAGGCGTTGGCTGCAACAATAACTCGCTGGTGCAGCAGGTGTACTCGGCCTCGCTCATCAGCAACTA CTCCACTATCGCCTTCACGCCATCTTCTTGGCTAGATGACTACTTCGACTGGGTGAAGCCTCAGTCCACCTGCTGTCGCTACTATAACAGCACGGGGGCCTTCTGCAATGCTTCTG TGGTGGACGCATCCTGTGTGCACTGTCGACCCATGACCCAAAGTGGGAAGCAGAGGCCAGTGGGCGACGACTTCATGCACTTTCTTCCCATGTTCTTGTCGGATAATCCCAACATCAAGTGTGGAAAAGG TGGACATGCTGTCTATGCCACAGCGGTGGACATTTACCCCAACAACAGCGAGATTAGAGCCAGCTACTTCATGACTTTTCACACCACCCTGAAGGAGTCCTCGGACTACATTGAAGCTTTGAAAATGGCCCGAATCTTGGCAAACAACATTAGTCAGTCCATGGACCACAAGGTTTTTGCTTATAG CGTCTTCTACGTGTTTTACGAGCAGTACCTGACCATCGCCTACGACACTGCCTTCAACCTGAGCGTCTCCCTGTCAGCCATCTTTTTGGTGACCACCGTGCTCCTTGGCTTTGAGCTGTGGTCGGCCGTGCTGGTGTGCGTCACCATCGCTATGATCCTGGTCAACATGTTTGGCGTCATGTGGCTGTGGGACATCAGCCTCAACGCAGTCTCCCTGGTCAACCTGGTCATG GCTTGCGGTATTTCAGTGGAGTTCTGCAGTCATCTGGTTCGGGCTTTTTCCATCAGCATGAAGAAGAGCAGAGTGGAGCGGGCCGAGGAGGCACTGGCTCACATGGGCAGCTCG GTTTTCAGCGGGATCACGCTAACCAAGTTTGGCGGCATCCTCATCCTGGCGCTGTCCAAGTCGCAGATCTTCCAGGTGTTCTACTTTAGGATGTACTTGGCCATTGTGCTTCTGGGGGCCACGCACGGCCTCATCTTCCTCCCCGTGCTCCTTAGTTACATTG GTCCCTCGGCAAACAAGGCAAAGGTGTTTGCTGCCAACAGACGCTTCGTGGGTACCGAAAGGGAACGGCTCCTCAACTACTAA